ATGCCGTTGTAATAGCGGCGTTGCTCGTGCACCACTTCACGTACCGGAACCCCGGTGATCAAGGCGGTATTACGCTCGGCGGCGAAGTTGCCCATCATGTCCAGGTAGCCCTGGGCCTGGTCCTTGAGGATCGGCACCGCGGTTTCCGGCCACACCAGCAGGTCGACCGGCTTGGAGCTGAAGCTCATGTCGCGGTACAGGGCCAGTTGAGCATTGACGTGTTCGGGGTTCCACTTCATTTCCTGCTCGACGTTGCCTTGCAGCGCAGCAACGGTCAGCGGCTTGCCCGCCGGGCTGGTCCAGGCGTGGTTTTTCAGCGCCAGGCCGATGGCCCAGGGCGCCAGCAGCAAGACCACGGCCACCGCCAGAAACGACGTGCGCGCGCGCAGGCGTGGCAGGTTGCACAGCAGCGCCGCGCACAGCGCCAGGCAGAACGAGATCAGCCACATGCCGCCCAGCGGCGCCAGGCCCGACAGCGGGCCGTCGAGCTGGCTGTAACCGGAGTACAGCCAGGGGAAACCGGTAAGGAACCAGCCGCGGAACGCCTCCTGGCCGACCCATAAGGCGGCGAAGCACAGGGCATCGGCCAACGGCGCCTCGTTGCGCCGTAGCCAGCGCGCCCAGAGCCAGGCGGGCAGGGCGAAGAACCAGGCAATGGCGGCAAAGAACGCCAGCAACAGCCCGGTGGCCAGCAGCGGCGTGGCGCCGCCGTAGGTATTGATGCTGACGTAGATCCAGCTGGTGCCGGCGGCGTACAGGCCAAAGCCGAAGCACCAGCCGCGGCCCAGGGCCTGGCGCGGGCTGAGCTCGCGCAGGCCGAGGTAGAACAGGCCGGCCGCAAGCAATGCCAGCGGCCAGATGTCGAACGGCGCCAGGGCCAGGGTGGTGATTGCACCGGCCGCCACGGCCAGCAGGTTACCGGGCCAGCCGGGGCGGGTGATCCAGCGCATGGTTGTCCTTAACGGGTGATAGGGGTCAGACGCAGCAGGTGAATCCGGCGGCTGTCGGCGTTGAGAATACGGAAACGGTACGGGCCGATCTCGGTGGTCTCGTTACGCTTGGGCAGGTGGCCGAAGGCGCTCATCACCAGGCCGCCGACGGTGTCGAACTCGTCGTCGGAGAACTGGCTGTCGAAGAACTCGTTGAAGTTCTCGATCGGCGTCAGCGCCTTGATCAGGAAGTCGCCGCTGGGCAGTGGCTTGATGTAGCTGTCTTCCTCGACGTCATGCTCGTCTTCGATGTCGCCGACGATTTGCTCGAGGACGTCTTCGATGGTCACCAGGCCCGCCACGCCGCCGTACTCGTCGATGACGATGGCCATGTGGTTGTGGTTGGCGCGAAACTCGCGCAGCAGCACGTTCAGGCGCTTGGACTCGGGCACGAAGGTGGCCGGGCGCAGCAGGTCCTTGATGTTGAAGCTGTCGCCGTTCTCCTTGAGGATCAACGGCAGCAGGTCTTTGGCCAGCAGCACGCCGAGCACGTCATCGTGGCTTTCGCCGACCACCGGGTAGCGCGAGTGGGCGGCGTCGATCACCGCCGGCAGGAACTCACGCGGCGACTGGGTCGCCTTGATGCTCATCATCTGCGAGCGCGGCACCATGATGTCGCGCACCTGCAGGTCGGCGACCTGGATGGCGCCCTCGACAATGGTCAGCGCCTCGCTGTCGAGCAGCTTGTTCTGATGGGCTTCGCGCAGCAGCTCAAGCAGCTCCTGACGGTTTTTCGGCTCGTGGGCAAAAGCCTGGGTCAGTTTGCCCAGCCAGGACTTTTGCCCGTTGCTCGATCGATCTTCGCTCATGGCGGTTACTCGTGATCCTTTGCAGATATCAGTGTTGAATTGTCGTCGTGTTCGTCGTCGGCGTACGGGTCCGGATGACCCAGTTCAGCAAGCAACGTTCGTTCCAGTGCTTCCATTTCCTCGGCCTCATCGTCGTCGATGTGGTCGTAGCCCAGCAGGTGCAGGCAGCCATGGATGACCAGGTGCGCCCAGTGGGCCTCGAGCGCCTTGCCCTGTTCGACAGCCTCGCGTTCGACCACGGCGATGCAGATCACCAGGTCGCCGAGCAGCGGAATGTCGAGCAACTCGTCAGGCACATCGGCCGGGAACGACAGCACGTTGGTGGCGTAGTCTTTGTGCCGC
This portion of the Pseudomonas sp. SORT22 genome encodes:
- the lnt gene encoding apolipoprotein N-acyltransferase — translated: MRWITRPGWPGNLLAVAAGAITTLALAPFDIWPLALLAAGLFYLGLRELSPRQALGRGWCFGFGLYAAGTSWIYVSINTYGGATPLLATGLLLAFFAAIAWFFALPAWLWARWLRRNEAPLADALCFAALWVGQEAFRGWFLTGFPWLYSGYSQLDGPLSGLAPLGGMWLISFCLALCAALLCNLPRLRARTSFLAVAVVLLLAPWAIGLALKNHAWTSPAGKPLTVAALQGNVEQEMKWNPEHVNAQLALYRDMSFSSKPVDLLVWPETAVPILKDQAQGYLDMMGNFAAERNTALITGVPVREVVHEQRRYYNGITVTGEGDGTYLKQKLVPFGEYVPLQDMLRGLIAFFDLPMSDFARGPADQPLLQAKGYQIAPYICYEVVYPEFAASLAARSDILLTISNDTWFGTSIGPLQHLQMAQMRALEAGRWMIRATNNGVTGLIDPFGRITAQIPQFERGILYGEVVPMQQLTPYLQWRSWPLVILCALLLGWALLASRIAKTV
- a CDS encoding HlyC/CorC family transporter is translated as MSEDRSSNGQKSWLGKLTQAFAHEPKNRQELLELLREAHQNKLLDSEALTIVEGAIQVADLQVRDIMVPRSQMMSIKATQSPREFLPAVIDAAHSRYPVVGESHDDVLGVLLAKDLLPLILKENGDSFNIKDLLRPATFVPESKRLNVLLREFRANHNHMAIVIDEYGGVAGLVTIEDVLEQIVGDIEDEHDVEEDSYIKPLPSGDFLIKALTPIENFNEFFDSQFSDDEFDTVGGLVMSAFGHLPKRNETTEIGPYRFRILNADSRRIHLLRLTPITR
- the ybeY gene encoding rRNA maturation RNase YbeY, which produces MLELDLQLASDANHPTEDQFRQWCELALRQRTADSEMTIRLVDEAEGRELNHTWRHKDYATNVLSFPADVPDELLDIPLLGDLVICIAVVEREAVEQGKALEAHWAHLVIHGCLHLLGYDHIDDDEAEEMEALERTLLAELGHPDPYADDEHDDNSTLISAKDHE